The following proteins come from a genomic window of Sorex araneus isolate mSorAra2 chromosome 1, mSorAra2.pri, whole genome shotgun sequence:
- the PTPA gene encoding serine/threonine-protein phosphatase 2A activator — protein sequence MAEGERQAPPDASEDAPSTQSFIIPKKEIHTVPDMGKWKRSQAYADYIGFILTLNEGVKGKKLTFEYKVSEAIEKLVVLLNTLDRWIDETPPVDQPSRFGNKAFRTWYAKLDQEAENLVAAVVPAQLAAAVPEVAVYLKESVGNSTRIDYGTGHEAAFAAFLCCLCKIGVLRVDDQVAIVFKVFNRYLEVMRKLQKTYRMEPAGSQGVWGLDDFQFLPFIWGSSQLIDHPHLEPRHFVDEKAVSENHEDYMFLECVLFITEMKTGPFAEHSNQLWNISAVPTWSKVNQGLVRMYKAECLEKFPVIQHFKFGSLLPIHPVTSC from the exons ATGGCCGAGGGCGAGCGGCAGGCGCCGCCAG ATGCCTCCGAGGATGCGCCCAGCACCCAGAGCTTCATCATTCCCAAGAAAGAGATCCACACGGTCCCCGACATGGGCAAGTGGAAGCGCTCGCAG GCCTATGCCGACTACATCGGCTTCATCCTCACCCTCAACGAAGGCGTGAAAGGCAAGAAGCTGACCTTCGAGTACAAGGTGTCTGAG GCCATCGAGAAGCTGGTTGTGCTCCTGAACACGCTGGACAGGTGGATCGACGAGACGCCGCCCGTGGACCAGCCCTCGCGCTTCGGGAACAAGGCCTTCCGGACCTGGTACGCCAAGCTCGACCAG GAAGCAGAAAACTTGGTGGCCGCGGTGGTCCCCGCCCAGCTAGCAGCGGCAGTGCCTGAGGTGGCCGTTTACCTCAAGGAGTCGGTGGGGAACTCCACGCGCATCGACTACGGCACAG GACACGAAGCGGCCTTTGCGGCCTTTCTCTGCTGCCTCTGCAAGATCGGGGTGCTGCGGGTGGACGACCAGGTCGCCATCGTCTTCAAAGTTTTCAACCG GTACCTGGAGGTGATGCGGAAGCTGCAGAAGACCTACCGCATGGAGCCGGCCGGCAGCCAGGGCGTGTGGGGGCTGGACGACTTCCAGTTCCTGCCCTTCATCTGGGGCAGCTCCCAGCTGATAG ACCACCCGCACCTGGAGCCCAGGCACTTCGTGGACGAGAAGGCAGTGAGCGAGAACCACGAGGATTACATGTTCCTGGAGTGCGTCCTCTTCATCACCGAG ATGAAGACGGGCCCTTTCGCGGAACACTCCAACCAGCTGTGGAACATCAGCGCCGTCCCCACCTGGTCCAAGGTGAACCAGGGCCTCGTCCGCATGTACAAGGCTGAG TGCCTGGAGAAGTTCCCGGTGATCCAGCACTTCAAATTCGGGAGCCTGCTGCCCATCCACCCGGTCACCTCGTGCTAG